The following are encoded together in the Vanrija pseudolonga chromosome 7, complete sequence genome:
- the PRKAB1 gene encoding 5'-AMP-activated protein kinase subunit beta-1, translating to MSDKHIATFTWVAGPTTVNVAGNFNNWSESDTALIRQEDGTFSGKVPLPWGEKITFKFIVDGEWKIHDTEATETDEHGNVNNVYTAPSKSEVVAAPAQGEEPSLTAAEPKAAAATHGTAEVTPATQPSSEPSLGAAQEKVAEPATLEATVPTPAADAPEATQKSVGETVSSHAGAIGGIAAAGAAALGGAAVAATKATGIDVAKPAPISVEDAKDRGIDVASLPKVDGPTDAVSPAGSAPPVDAVNQLQNVVQGLDKPEVPAPVAQVAEKVTAPATGVPVVPVNAPVEAVDAAATSAPEDVSSATAAALAAPVEPVVPVTDAAAPVADAAAPVTDAAAPVVAAPEAVAADVAPAAPAAADKAVEAPSSNKGAIAGATAAVAGLGAAGVAGAAAFANKGKDAATGAATGAANGATDAAKGVSDKATAAVGGVTGSAPSTPAALDGVSKTTSDAAGKATGAVGDVAGKAAGAANKAIDSATGAANKAVDSATGAVSGLGSGASGAFGGVTSGATDAAKGTADRATAGLNKAADATTGAVSGAASTATDGAKSAAGGIKGAFGKVTGSSATTPNAPSGVTDSVSNTATAATDSAKGAADATTGAFSATADKATTLAKDGAAGVTGGAQKASDFGGNVFNKAKDATGSVYTTAASTPGAAAGAAGGAVDSAATVSKDAASNVTGAASQGATATTDAAGKAVGATTDAAGNVSSSAQKTVSGAFDSAKEATTPAASALASTPAAVSDAATGAVNGASGAATNAGNAVSNFAKDAQQSVSQSATQASDAAAEHAAKLKKRKSGFFGKLKAAFKKNKD from the exons atgaGCGACAAGCACATTGCGACCTTCACCTGGGTCGCCGGGCCGACCACG GTCAACGTCGCCGGAAACTTCAACAACTGGTCAGAATCCGACACGGCCTTGATCAGGCAGGAGGATGGCACCTTCTCGGGCAAGGTCCCCCTTCCTTGGGGTGAGAAGATCACCTTCAAGTTcatcgtcgacggcgagtggaAGATCCACGACACCGAGGCGACCGAGACTG ATGAGCACGGAAACGTGAACAAC GTCTACACGGCCCCCTCCAAgtccgaggtcgtcgcggccccTGCCCAGGGCGAGGAGCCTTCCCTCACTGCtgccgagcccaaggccgccgctgccacccaCGGCACCGCCGAGGTGACCCCTGCCACCCAGCCGTCTTCGGAGCCttccctcggcgccgcgcaggaGAAGGTCGCTGAGCCCGCCACCCTCGAGGCCACTGTCCCTACGCCTGCTGCCGACGCCCCCGAGGCGACCCAGAAGTCTGTTGGCGAGACCGTCTCGTCGCACGCTGGCGCCATTGGCGGTatcgccgctgccggtgccgccgctctcggcggtgctgccgtcgctgccaccAAGGCCACTGGCATTGACGTTGCCAAGCCCGCTCCT ATCTccgtcgaggacgccaaggaccgcggcatcgacgtcgcctcgctccccaaggtcgacggccctaccgacgccgtctcgccTGCTGGCTCGGCTCCTCCCGTTGACGCTGTCAACCAGCTCCAGAACGTCGTCCAGGGCCTCGACAAGCCCGAGGTTCCGGCCCCTGTCGCTCAGGTCGCCGAGAAGGTCACTGCCCCTGCTACCG GCGTCCCCGTTGTTCCCGTGAACGCTCCTGTTGAGGCCGttgacgccgctgccacGTCTGCGCCCGAGGATGTCAGCTCGGCTACCGctgctgcccttgccgcccccgtcgagcccgtcgttCCTGTCACCGACGCTGCCGCTCCTGttgccgacgctgccgctcCTGTCaccgacgctgctgctcccgttgtcgccgcccccgaggccgtcgccgctgacgTTGCCCCTgctgcgcccgccgctgccgacaaGGCTGTTGAGGCCCCCAGCTCCAACAAGGGTGCCATTGCCggtgccactgccgccgtcgctggccTTGGTGCTGCCGGcgttgccggcgccgctgcctttgccaacaagggcaaggacgcTGCCACCGGCGCTGCCACCGGCGCTGCCAACGGCGCTACTGATGCCGCCAAGGGCGTTTCCGACAaggccactgccgccgttggcggTGTCACCGGCTCTgccccctccacccccgcTGCTCTCGACGGCGTGTCCAAGACTAccagcgacgccgctggcAAGGCTACTGGCGCCGTCGGTGACGTCGCCGGCAAGGCCGCCGGTGCTGCCAACAAGGCCATCGACTCCGCCACCGGTGCTGCCAACAAGGCCGTCGACTCTGCCACCGGTGCCGTTAGCGGCCTCGGCTCTGGTGCCTCTGGTGCTTTCGGTGGCGTTACCTCTGGTGCTACTGATGCTGCCAAGGGTACCGCTGACCGTGCCACCGCGGGCCTcaacaaggccgccgacgctaCAACCGGTGCCGTCTCGGGCGCTGCTTCCACCGCCACTGACGGCGCCAAGTCGGCTGCTGGCGGCATCAAGGGTGCCTTCGGCAAGGTCACCGGCTCCTCGGCCACTACTCCCAACGCTCCTAGCGGCGTGACCGACTCTGTCAGCaacacggccacggccgctACCGACTCGGCCAAGGGTGCCGCCGATGCCACTACGGGTGCCTTCAGCGCTACCGCTGACAAGGCGACCACcctcgccaaggacggcgctGCCGGTGTCACTGGCGGTGCTCAGAAGGCTAGCGACTTTGGCGGCAACGTCTtcaacaaggccaaggacgctACTGGCAGTGTTTACACGACTGCTGCTTCCACCCctggtgccgctgccggtgctgctggtggtgctgtcGACTCGGCCGCTACCGTTTCGAAGGACGCCGCTAGCAACGTCACTGGCGCCGCTTCCCAGggcgccactgccaccaccgacgccgcgggcaAGGCTGTTGGCGCTaccaccgacgccgctggcaaCGTCAGCTCTTCGGCCCAGAAGACTGTCTCCGGCGCCTTTGACTCTGCCAAGGAGGCCACTACCCCCGCCGCTAGCGCCCTTGCCTCGACACCAGCTGCcgtcagcgacgccgccactGGCGCCGTCAACGGTGCCTCCGGCGCTGCCACCAACGCTGGCAACGCCGTCAGCAACTTTGCCAAGGACGCCCAGCAGTCGGTCTCGCAGTCAGCCACTCAGGCAtccgacgctgccgccgagcacgctgccaagctcaagaagcgcaagtcTGGCTTCTttggcaagctcaaggccgcctTCAAGAAGAACAAGGACTAG